A region from the Methanofollis liminatans DSM 4140 genome encodes:
- a CDS encoding right-handed parallel beta-helix repeat-containing protein has product MKAMGGLLLAGVMLLFCLTPAVYAEDIHIVDETLDPWLYDETVAGAPTIHIVNESGSIGEAVARANPGDQVLVESGTYYETIDVDRALELRGIDTGGGMPVVCGNGSGSLFTLSGAGISLDGFVVNGSGVTVLSDRNVISNNTIIGGDILLTVRSGGNSICDNVLEGGNITIVFGTVMTVRGNILLNGSIALYRSYDLTVRDNLIAGGGLTLVNVADGAFFNNTISDNPDGCAVDVRRSFCNIIAGNVIRDCGCGFRTGESANQVYLNTFVNNTVHVASVDLSGGCDLWSSSDPVTYLFNGSAFVGTPGNYWDDHTGTDMDGDGVLEDAYMVGESSGVDQFPLAYPGEEYTVTYADERP; this is encoded by the coding sequence ATGAAAGCAATGGGGGGACTGCTTCTTGCCGGTGTGATGCTGCTCTTCTGCCTGACGCCGGCGGTGTATGCAGAGGATATTCATATCGTCGATGAAACCCTGGATCCGTGGCTATATGATGAGACCGTAGCGGGTGCTCCGACGATCCACATCGTCAACGAGAGCGGGAGTATCGGAGAGGCGGTGGCGCGGGCGAACCCCGGCGATCAGGTGCTGGTAGAGAGCGGCACCTATTATGAGACCATAGACGTGGACAGGGCGCTGGAACTCCGCGGGATCGATACCGGCGGTGGAATGCCGGTGGTGTGCGGCAACGGTTCCGGGAGTCTATTCACCCTCTCGGGGGCCGGCATATCGCTGGATGGGTTTGTGGTGAACGGCTCTGGCGTCACGGTTCTCTCGGACAGGAATGTCATTTCAAACAACACGATCATCGGGGGGGATATCCTGCTGACTGTCCGCAGCGGGGGCAATTCGATCTGCGATAACGTCCTTGAAGGGGGAAATATCACCATCGTGTTCGGTACGGTCATGACCGTTCGCGGGAATATCCTCCTGAACGGGAGCATTGCACTCTACCGCTCCTATGACCTGACGGTCAGGGACAATCTGATCGCCGGGGGGGGACTCACTCTGGTGAACGTCGCTGATGGCGCCTTCTTCAACAATACTATCTCGGACAACCCTGACGGGTGCGCCGTCGATGTGCGGCGATCGTTCTGCAACATCATCGCGGGCAATGTAATCAGGGACTGCGGGTGCGGGTTCAGGACCGGTGAGTCTGCCAATCAGGTCTATCTGAACACCTTCGTTAATAATACGGTACACGTTGCATCGGTTGATCTCTCCGGAGGCTGCGATCTCTGGTCGTCTTCGGATCCGGTGACGTACCTCTTCAACGGCTCCGCATTTGTCGGCACTCCTGGCAATTACTGGGATGACCACACCGGCACTGACATGGACGGGGACGGCGTTCTTGAAGATGCCTATATGGTAGGGGAATCATCAGGCGTCGATCAATTCCCGCTTGCGTATCCAGGAGAGGAGTATACCGTCACATATGCCGATGAACGCCCCTGA
- a CDS encoding glycosyltransferase, translating into MKISILVPNLSQNVLSRAHLLGKMLMRHYEVEIVGPVLDGGIWEPLADDMSVPRRALPVRGAVHLRTHLRTLGEMADGDVVYAVKPLSTSFGAGLLARIARKTPLVLDIDDWDTGLMNEEIRTLSVGERARLLGYSALYPFQIGSVLGRGVCERLIGTADSITVSSPFLQEKYGGEIVWHARDADLFQPSGYDRARIRENLGIDPDTSVLLFLGSPRPHKGMETLVEAVRRLDDRNVTLAIVGMDATPYCQALAEHASQVLGPRFLAYGMQPFARIPEFLAMSDIAVIPQQKNDATAGQVPAKIFDAMAMEKSIIATAVSSLPQILDGCGWVVEPEDPDRLADAVRFIVDNPDIAKQMGVSARKKFNECFSYDANALTLKNVFERFN; encoded by the coding sequence GTGAAGATCTCGATACTGGTGCCGAACCTCTCGCAGAACGTCCTTTCACGTGCGCATCTGCTTGGAAAGATGCTCATGCGCCATTATGAGGTGGAGATCGTCGGTCCGGTCCTCGACGGCGGGATCTGGGAGCCGCTTGCCGATGATATGAGCGTCCCCCGCAGAGCGCTCCCGGTCAGGGGGGCGGTACACCTCCGCACCCATCTCCGCACCCTTGGCGAGATGGCCGACGGCGACGTCGTCTATGCGGTCAAACCCCTTTCTACGAGTTTCGGGGCCGGTCTTCTGGCCAGGATCGCCAGAAAGACGCCGCTGGTCCTCGACATCGACGACTGGGACACGGGGCTGATGAACGAGGAGATCCGCACCCTCTCCGTGGGCGAAAGAGCGCGGCTTCTCGGCTACTCCGCCCTCTACCCGTTTCAGATAGGTTCAGTCCTCGGGCGCGGCGTCTGCGAGCGCCTGATTGGAACTGCGGACAGCATCACCGTCTCAAGTCCGTTTCTTCAGGAAAAATACGGCGGGGAGATCGTCTGGCACGCCAGGGATGCAGATCTGTTCCAGCCGTCCGGGTACGACCGGGCTCGTATCAGGGAGAACCTCGGGATCGATCCCGACACCTCGGTCCTCCTCTTTCTCGGGAGTCCGAGGCCGCATAAAGGTATGGAGACTCTTGTCGAAGCGGTTCGCCGTCTCGATGATCGGAATGTAACCCTCGCCATCGTCGGGATGGACGCCACCCCGTACTGCCAGGCGCTGGCCGAGCACGCCAGCCAGGTCCTCGGCCCGCGATTTCTGGCATATGGCATGCAACCCTTTGCACGGATCCCGGAATTTCTTGCGATGTCAGATATCGCTGTGATCCCGCAGCAGAAAAACGATGCAACGGCCGGACAGGTTCCGGCGAAGATCTTTGATGCGATGGCGATGGAGAAGAGCATCATTGCCACGGCGGTCTCGTCGCTCCCCCAGATCCTTGACGGGTGCGGGTGGGTCGTGGAGCCCGAAGATCCGGACCGGCTGGCTGACGCCGTACGTTTCATCGTGGATAACCCGGATATCGCGAAGCAGATGGGCGTTTCGGCCAGAAAAAAATTCAACGAGTGTTTCTCGTACGATGCGAACGCACTGACTCTTAAAAACGTGTTTGAACGCTTCAATTGA
- a CDS encoding NAD-dependent epimerase/dehydratase family protein — translation MRLAVIGCGAVAELNHLPAASRCRDVEVTVLVDRNLQRARRLAEQFGVGEVMDDYRFIGGKADAAIIALPHALHARVAVDLMSQGMDVLVEKPMALTAADCDLMIAAAQEHGVKLAVGLMRRFLDSHRLVKNLIDNGALGTITSFDIREGHVFGWPAASDFFFRREAAGGGVLMDIGVHTLDSLLWWLGDYESVEYRDDCYGGVEANCRLDLKMRSGAEGTVEISRTRNLRNTAIIRGEKGWVEVDLEGNRLSFFPEGDDIGVSGTTVRQDPAAAGALPIPYRLFCDQLSDWVGAARNGHKPLVTGEEGRRSVALIEECYLRRHPLDLPWAPQVFLRTGDAALLKNKKVLVTGGTGFIGGRLIECLVRDCGADVRALVRNFTRASHIARFPIEMVPGDVTDYGAVLRAAEGCDVIFHCAKGKGGTPAQRRQVNVQGTEHVLRAARERGVGRVVHVSTLSVYGQTPDGRLDEQAPRQRSDEVYADSKREAEDLVFEHARRHGLSVSVVQPTVVYGPGAPAWTCGPIQKLSRGKMILVDNGEGFCNAVYVDDVIQAMILAAVRKEAAGEAFLVSARRPVTWKDFFGSYEKMIGAAATVPMTAEEAGRYLKKSRKDQNPVRLALRVPGEIGTALTKHPGLIRDLISSPATACLTGRCRPFLPRSIRTRGEKLASGRRRPDPGDPVCRDLPVAPLSEKEIRYYQAKTEVSIDKAQQLLGYVPIFELAEGMDLTEGWLEFTGFRGHHERS, via the coding sequence TTGAGATTAGCAGTCATAGGGTGCGGCGCTGTTGCAGAGTTGAACCATCTTCCTGCGGCGTCCAGGTGCAGGGACGTCGAGGTGACGGTGCTGGTGGACCGAAATCTTCAGCGTGCCCGCAGACTGGCCGAACAGTTCGGGGTCGGTGAGGTGATGGACGATTACCGCTTCATCGGGGGAAAGGCCGATGCGGCGATCATCGCCCTGCCTCATGCTCTCCATGCCCGTGTGGCCGTGGACCTGATGAGTCAGGGGATGGACGTCCTGGTGGAGAAGCCGATGGCCCTCACCGCGGCCGACTGCGACCTGATGATCGCGGCCGCACAAGAGCACGGCGTGAAACTCGCCGTCGGTCTGATGCGCCGTTTTCTGGACTCGCACCGCCTGGTGAAAAACCTGATCGACAACGGCGCCCTGGGAACGATCACCTCGTTTGATATCAGGGAGGGGCATGTCTTTGGCTGGCCTGCCGCATCTGACTTTTTCTTCAGGCGGGAGGCGGCAGGGGGCGGCGTGCTCATGGATATCGGGGTTCATACGCTCGATTCCCTCCTCTGGTGGCTCGGGGATTACGAATCGGTGGAGTATCGCGACGACTGCTACGGCGGGGTGGAGGCCAACTGCAGGCTCGACCTGAAGATGAGGAGCGGTGCCGAAGGAACGGTTGAAATTAGCCGTACGCGCAATCTTCGCAACACCGCGATCATCAGGGGAGAGAAAGGATGGGTGGAGGTCGATCTGGAAGGCAACCGTCTCTCATTTTTCCCTGAAGGGGATGATATCGGCGTATCCGGCACAACGGTCAGGCAGGATCCCGCCGCGGCCGGCGCCCTCCCGATCCCGTACCGCCTCTTCTGCGACCAGCTCTCCGACTGGGTCGGGGCGGCTAGAAACGGACATAAACCGCTGGTGACCGGCGAGGAGGGGCGCCGTTCTGTTGCGCTGATCGAAGAGTGTTATCTCCGCCGGCACCCCCTCGATCTCCCCTGGGCGCCGCAGGTCTTCCTGAGGACCGGAGATGCCGCCCTTCTTAAAAACAAAAAAGTTCTGGTCACCGGCGGCACCGGGTTTATCGGCGGGCGCCTGATCGAGTGCCTGGTCCGGGACTGCGGCGCCGATGTCAGGGCTCTTGTGCGCAATTTCACCAGGGCGTCGCATATCGCACGCTTTCCGATCGAGATGGTCCCCGGCGATGTCACCGATTACGGGGCCGTTCTGCGGGCCGCCGAGGGCTGTGACGTGATCTTCCATTGCGCGAAGGGAAAGGGGGGGACGCCGGCACAGCGGCGGCAGGTGAACGTGCAGGGGACCGAGCATGTGCTCAGGGCGGCGCGCGAGCGGGGTGTCGGGCGGGTGGTCCATGTCAGCACCCTCTCGGTGTACGGCCAGACCCCTGACGGCAGACTTGACGAGCAAGCCCCCAGGCAACGCTCTGATGAGGTCTACGCCGATTCAAAACGCGAGGCCGAGGATCTGGTCTTTGAGCATGCACGCAGGCACGGTCTTTCGGTGTCGGTCGTTCAGCCGACGGTGGTGTACGGCCCGGGAGCCCCGGCATGGACCTGCGGCCCGATCCAGAAACTCTCCAGGGGGAAGATGATCCTGGTGGACAACGGCGAAGGCTTCTGCAATGCCGTGTATGTGGACGATGTGATACAGGCGATGATCCTTGCGGCCGTCAGGAAGGAGGCGGCGGGCGAGGCGTTTCTCGTTTCTGCCCGGCGTCCCGTCACCTGGAAGGACTTTTTCGGGTCCTACGAGAAGATGATCGGGGCGGCGGCAACGGTTCCCATGACCGCCGAGGAAGCCGGACGCTACCTGAAAAAATCCCGGAAAGACCAGAATCCCGTCAGGCTGGCGCTGCGGGTCCCGGGAGAGATCGGTACCGCCCTCACGAAGCATCCCGGCCTGATCCGCGATCTGATCTCTTCGCCTGCAACCGCCTGCCTGACCGGTCGGTGCCGTCCGTTCCTCCCCCGGTCCATCAGAACACGCGGGGAAAAACTCGCCTCAGGGAGGCGGCGGCCTGATCCCGGCGATCCTGTGTGCCGCGATCTGCCGGTGGCACCGCTTTCGGAGAAGGAGATCCGGTATTATCAGGCAAAGACAGAGGTTTCGATCGATAAGGCACAGCAGCTCCTCGGTTACGTTCCTATCTTCGAGCTCGCGGAGGGGATGGACCTCACGGAGGGCTGGCTGGAATTCACCGGTTTTCGGGGGCATCATGAGAGATCCTGA
- a CDS encoding MOP flippase family protein — MYGGVLISLQIQTVRGISWSGVSQVVSQGLQFLVKILLARLLFPEDFGLLGMALVFTMFIETVNDIGLSAAIIQKKGITEKHLSTAFWVGLMLGGGLFALAVLASPFIAGFFGEPLLRSIVVVLSLSFIFGSFGIVHRTMLMKRIDFRKIAITEIWTAGIAGIVSLVLAILGYGVWSLVLGSVMASLGSSALLWVLCPWRPSRILDRESFLDLFGYGKNAMGSQILGYIDTNIDYLLIAKFLDATSLGLYTLAFQMAVFPFRRISRIIGRVTFPAFSAIQDDNEQIRLGYLKTVSYTSLMTFPMLAGLAVVAPVFIPVVIGENWVPMVLPLQILSVYGILKSVEANANPVLMGKGRPDLYVRYEILSVFVISLAIYLGMTFGITGVAAAITLAFCGLFFVIQTIANRLIGLKYAAIVRAVLPAAIGSGVMVAAVWLFLSVSGWYMSGSASLVSSIVLGVMVYIAVIMVVDSRSVEEIKSVVRHIVGASAGPNRIRAPK; from the coding sequence TTGTATGGGGGGGTTTTGATAAGTCTTCAAATCCAGACCGTCAGGGGGATCAGCTGGTCGGGCGTATCGCAGGTGGTATCCCAGGGATTACAGTTTCTCGTAAAGATCCTGCTGGCCCGCCTTCTCTTTCCTGAAGACTTCGGCCTCCTCGGCATGGCGCTCGTCTTCACGATGTTCATCGAGACCGTCAACGACATCGGTCTGAGCGCCGCCATCATCCAGAAAAAAGGGATCACAGAGAAGCACCTCTCCACCGCTTTCTGGGTGGGCCTCATGCTGGGCGGCGGTCTCTTTGCCCTGGCCGTCCTCGCATCTCCATTCATCGCCGGGTTCTTCGGCGAACCCCTGCTGCGCTCGATCGTCGTCGTCCTCTCCCTGAGTTTTATCTTCGGCTCGTTCGGCATCGTCCACAGGACCATGCTGATGAAGAGGATCGACTTCAGGAAGATCGCCATCACCGAGATCTGGACGGCCGGCATAGCCGGAATCGTCTCCCTGGTCCTGGCCATCCTGGGCTACGGCGTCTGGAGCCTTGTCCTGGGCTCGGTGATGGCGAGTCTCGGCAGTTCTGCTCTGTTGTGGGTGCTCTGCCCCTGGCGGCCGTCAAGGATCCTGGACCGGGAGAGTTTTCTGGATCTCTTCGGCTACGGGAAGAACGCGATGGGATCGCAGATCCTCGGCTATATCGACACGAATATCGACTACCTCCTCATCGCAAAATTTCTTGACGCAACCTCTCTTGGCCTCTATACCCTTGCCTTCCAGATGGCGGTCTTTCCGTTCAGGCGGATATCACGGATCATCGGCCGGGTGACCTTCCCGGCCTTCTCGGCGATCCAGGACGACAACGAACAGATCAGGCTCGGCTATCTCAAGACGGTCAGTTACACCTCCTTGATGACGTTTCCGATGCTTGCCGGCCTTGCCGTCGTCGCACCGGTCTTCATCCCGGTCGTCATCGGAGAGAACTGGGTCCCGATGGTGCTGCCCCTGCAGATCCTCTCCGTGTACGGGATCCTCAAGTCAGTCGAAGCCAACGCGAACCCGGTCCTGATGGGCAAGGGCCGGCCCGACCTCTATGTGAGATATGAGATCCTCTCCGTCTTCGTCATTTCTCTTGCGATATATCTGGGGATGACCTTCGGGATCACCGGTGTTGCCGCTGCCATCACGCTGGCGTTCTGCGGTCTTTTCTTTGTCATTCAAACCATTGCCAACCGTCTCATCGGGCTCAAATACGCCGCTATTGTCCGTGCGGTCCTCCCGGCCGCCATCGGCTCCGGGGTGATGGTGGCCGCCGTCTGGCTCTTCTTGAGCGTCAGCGGATGGTATATGTCGGGGAGCGCCTCCCTGGTCTCGTCGATCGTCCTCGGGGTCATGGTCTACATCGCTGTGATCATGGTGGTGGACAGCAGGTCTGTAGAAGAGATAAAATCGGTCGTCCGGCATATCGTCGGCGCCTCTGCCGGGCCGAACCGTATCAGGGCGCCGAAATGA